A window from Drosophila kikkawai strain 14028-0561.14 chromosome 2L, DkikHiC1v2, whole genome shotgun sequence encodes these proteins:
- the drl gene encoding tyrosine-protein kinase Drl: MGPNCLTIGLLLALVASGQAHLNIFLNLHEVLRLIGVSAELYYVREGAINDYALNFAVPVPANISDVTFTWQSLVEHPLPYSINIATSDTEVLPRPQLNISRIGDVPMEPQTWGIALKCSGTRNAEVTVTINVEVILDRATNNNTNLIFKRKKICLREEQDSAHEEYDDDDLDVLQPALGGHNSDIHYVDRNEEHVVANGHLSPEREKDKKRPVITEAPVNVGRGNSGGSKRDFDPMLRENLVPPASGVITLIVGGILALVLVSTLILIAYCAKGPSKRHPSNGVHLIKTSSFQRLPTISSTAHNSIYVCPSTITPTYATLTRPFREYEHEPEEFNRRLQELTVQKCRVRLSCLVQEGNFGRIYRGTYNDCQEVLVKTVAQHASQLQVNLLLQESMMLYEASHPNVLSVLGISIEDYATPFVLYAATGSVRNLKSFLQDPSYARSVTTIQTVLMASQLAMAMEHLHNHGVIHKDIAARNCVIDDQLRVKLTDSALSRDLFPGDYNSLGDGEYRPIKWLSLEALQKSHYNEGSDVWSFGVLMWEMCTLGKLPYAEIDPYEMEHYLKDGYRLAQPFNCPDELFTIMAYCWASMPAERPSFSQLQICLSEFHTQITRYV; encoded by the exons GCGTCTCTGCTGAGTTATATTACGTGCGTGAGGGAGCCATCAATGACTACGCCCTGAACTTTGCCGTGCCCGTGCCGGCTAACATCAGCGATGTAACCTTCACCTGGCAGTCGCTGGTGGAGCATCCATTGCCCTACAGCATCAACATAGCCACCTCGGACACGGAGGTGCTGCCACGGCCCCAGTTGAATATCTCCCGTATTGGGGATGTGCCAATGGAGCCGCAGACCTGGGGCATTGCTCTGAAATGCTCAGGAACCAGAAATGCCGAGGTTACCGTAACCATTAACGTTGAGGTGATCCTGGACCGGGCAACCAATAACAACACGAACCTGATATTCAAGCGCAAGAAGATATGCTTGCGGGAGGAGCAGGACAGTGCCCACGAGGAGTACGATGACGATGATCTGGATGTGCTACAGCCGGCGTTGGGAGGACACAACAGCGACATCCACTATGTGGATCGCAATGAAGAGCATGTGGTGGCCAATGGACACCTGTCACCGGAACGGGAGAAGGACAAGAAGCGCCCGGTGATCACGGAGGCGCCGGTGAATGTGGGTCGTGGCAATTCCGGAGGCTCCAAACGGGACTTTGATCCCATGCTGAGGGAGAATCTTGTGCCGCCGGCTAGTGGTGTGATCACCCTTATCGTTGGCGGTATACTGGCTCTGGTGCTGGTCTCCACCCTCATACTGATAGCCTACTGTGCCAAGGGTCCCTCCAAGCGACATCCCTCGAATGGAGTGCACCTGATCAAGACCTCTAGCTTCCAGCGACTTCCCACAATATCCTCGACTGCCCACAACTCGATCTACGTCTGCCCCTCGACCATTACACCCACATACGCGACTCTGACGCGGCCCTTTCGCGAATATGAGCATGAGCCTGAGGAGTTCAACCGCCGTCTCCAGGAGCTTACAGTCCAGAAGTGCCGGGTCCGGCTCTCCTGCCTCGTCCAGGAGGGAAACTTTGGGCGCATCTATCGCGGCACTTACAATGACTGCCAGGAGGTACTGGTCAAGACCGTGGCCCAGCACGCCAGCCAGTTGCAAGTAAATCTCCTGCTCCAGGAGTCCATGATGCTGTACGAGGCCTCACACCCGAACGTTCTCTCTGTTCTCGGCATCTCTATTGAGGACTATGCCACGCCCTTCGTGCTCTATGCCGCCACCGGAAGTGTGAGGAATCTGAAGAGCTTCCTGCAGGATCCGTCATATGCCAGGAGCGTGACCACCATTCAGACAGTACTGATGGCCTCACAGCTGGCCATGGCCATGGAGCATTTGCACAACCACGGGGTTATCCACAAGGACATTGCGGCCAGGAACTGTGT AATCGATGATCAGCTGCGCGTAAAGCTCACAGATAGCGCCTTGAGTCGGGACCTCTTCCCGGGCGACTACAACTCGCTGGGCGATGGGGAGTACCGACCCATCAAGTGGCTCTCGCTGGAGGCCTTGCAAAAGTCGCATTACAACGAGGGCAGCGACGTCTGGTCCTTTGGGGTCCTTATGTGGGAGATGTGCACTTTGGGCAAGCTGCCCTACGCTGAGATCGATCCCTACGAAATGGAGCACTATCTAAAGGATGGCTATCGGCTGGCCCAGCCCTTCAACTGCCCCGATGAGCT ATTCACTATTATGGCTTATTGCTGGGCCTCGATGCCGGCCGAACGACCCTCGTTCAGCCAGCTGCAGATCTGCCTATCGGAGTTCCACACTCAGATCACCAGATATGTTTAA